AAATCCAAATGAAGAGAATATATATTTTATAAAAGCAACTTCAAATATAACAACTTTAATAGTTGATTTAAAACTTTGGGATGAAAATGTTTTTTATAAAAAAGAGATAAAACATCAATTAATATTATCACTTTTTTTTGGAGCAATGTTTATTTTAGGAATTTATAACCTTTTTATATATGTATTTACAAAAGATAAAAGTTATTTATATTATGTTTTATATATTTTTGGATTAATCCTTCATCATCTTGTTTATGTTGGATTTGCAAAATTATATATTTTCAATTTAGAGACTCTCAAAATTATAATAGAATTAGCAGCACTTTTTGTTGCTCTTCCAATTTATTTTTTAGGTTTTTTTACAAAAAGTTTTTTACAAACTATTAAATATCCAAAATTAAATAAGATTTTAAATATTTTTTTAATAATTATTCCTTTATCTATTATATTTTTTCTTTTAACTGAAGAATATGATAAATATAGAACTAATTTATTGATGTTATTTTTAATCTTTTTAATGATAGTTACTATTTATGCTTCGCTAAATAAAAATAGACAAGCTTATTTTATACTTTTTGCTTGGCTTGTATTTTTATCTTCTGGTTTATTGATGACACTATCAAGTATGGGCATATATAATACTTTGCCTTTCCCTTATTTAATAGAAGTTTCCTTTGTATTGGAAGCTGTAATATTTTCTATCGCTTTAGCAAATAGAATTACAAATTTACAAAAAGAAAAAAATGAAGCAAATCAAAAATTGATAGTTCAACAAGAAAATGAAACAAAGAGGTTATCAAAAGAGGTAGATTTAAGAACAAAAGATTTAAAAGTTGCACTTGGAGAAAAAGAAGTTTTACTAAAAGAGTTAAATCATAGAGTTAAAAATAATATGCAAACGATTGTATCTTTGATTAGACTTCAAAGTGATGAAATTGAAGATGAAAAACTAAAAGATATTTTACTTACTACTCAAAATAGAATTGCTGCAATGGGACATCTTCATGAACTTTTATATAATCAAGAAAATATAAATTTTATAGATGTTTATGAGTATTTTGAAACACTAGTTGATGAAGTAAAATCTAGTTATGATGAGTCAATAAATATTCATCTTGATATAAAAACAAAACTAAAAATGGAACAAGCAATTTACTGTGGTTTGATGATAAATGAACTTATTACAAACTCTTTTAAATATGCTTTTTTAAATAAAAAAGGAAATATTTATATAACTTTAGAAAAAAGTAATAATATCCTAAAATTAAGTGTAAAAGATGATGGAGTAGGATTTGATAAAGATAATACAACTTTTTCTTTGGGTTTAACTTTAGTAAATACTCTAGCAATTAATCAACTAAAAGGGAAAATGGATATAGAATCAGAAAATGGTACATCAATAACTATTTCTTGGAATGAAAATGAATAAAGAAAAGATATTGATAATAGAAGATGATTCTATTGTTGCACTTGATATAAAAAGAATTTTAAATAATTTAGAGTACGAAGTTACAAATATAGTTTCAAATTATGAAGATGCAATATCGAGTATAAAATATGAAAAACCAACTCTTATTTTTTCTGATGTAAATTTAGGAAAAGATAAAAAAGATGGTATAGATATAATAAATGAAATACAAAAAAATAGTTATATTCCAGTCATTTTTCTTACAGCTTATAGCGATGAAGAGACGATAAAAAGAGCAGTTAAAACAAATCCTTTAGGCTATATATTAAAACCTTTTAAAAAAGAAGATATAAAATCAACTTTACTATTAGCTTTGTATAAGATGAAGGATGAAAAGTTTGAAAAAAATATTTCTTATGTAAAACTTGATGAAGATTACTCATATGATTTAAAAAATGAGATACTTTTTTTTGACTTAAAACCAATAAAATTAAGTCAAAAAGAGAATCAATTACTTAAAATTTTAGTTGAATCTAAAGGACAATTTATCTCTTTTAAAGAGATAGAATCTCTACTTTGGCAAGATTTTCCCATAAATGACAGTACTCTTAGAACTTTAATTTATCGTTTAAGAACAAAATTAAGCTATAAAATAATAGAAACTATCCCAAGTATTGGGTGTAAAATCTCAAAATACACAAAATAAATAAATTTTTCTAAAAATATAAAAACTGTGACGCAAACTGTGACGCAAAAAAGATAATATTTTCCATAAATAATAATTAAGGAAAGTAAGATGTTAAAAAAAGTAGCTGTAAGTTCATTGTTTGTCATAAGTATATTTAGTGGTTGTACTGCTAAAATACCAATTAAAGATGTAACTACTTCTGAACAAAAATATAGTATTGATGATAAGGCAATAGTGGAATTAAGTTTAATAGATAATACTAAAAATAGTAAAGTAGCAGAAGGAAATTTAGAAAAAATATTTCTTTTAATGTATAAAGATAAAGATATAAATGGTTATGAATTTATATTTAACAATTTAAAAAGAGAAATTGAAGCTAGAAATTTACCTATAAAATTATTTAAAAATGAAAATTTAGAAAATAATCTTGAGCTAAATAGTTTCAAAGTACACTCGCAAAGAACAAATGCTTATACACCTTTAATTACTTTGACGAAAGCAAAATTAACTTTGGACAAAGGGCAAGAAAAATATAAAATTGTTTCGATAGTAAAAAGAGCAAAAATTCCTATGATACATGTTAGTGAAATTTATGAAAGTTGTTATGATGAACCTATATCTATTGTTGTACAAGAGATAGTTGCTAAACTAAATAAAGCATTTTTCAATTATAAATTAGAAGATAATGAAGTAAAAAGTCTTATAACATTGGCAAATAAACAAATTGAAACTAAAGATGAACTTACATACTTAACAGTATATAAACTTGGACTTTCTAATAATATATTAGCTCTTGATTTTATAGTAGAACATACTAAACCAACATACCCTGATTATATAAGATTTGCTTCGATATCTACATTAGGTATGTTAGGTGGAGAAAAATATTTAGGTAATTTGATGAGTATATATAATGATGATAGATATGCTTGGGAAGATAAAGTTATGGCATTAAAATCTATTGGTGATATAAATTCTAAAGAAGCAAATATCTTTTTAGAAAAAACTTATAAAATACTTTCAGAGAAAAAAGAAGATTTTTATATAAAAGCGCAAAAAGATACGATAGAACTGTATATTAAATAAGGAAATAAAATGTCAAAATTGCTACAAGTAGTTTTTATTGCTATAATCATGTCTTTTATGTTTACTGGTTGTAATTCTATTACTCATCATAGTTTGGAAGGAAAAATATTTTCATTAAATCCAAATACAGTACAAAATGCTAAAAAAGATATAAATTTTGAAGTATCTAGTATAAAATTAGGTAAAGATTTACCAAATTATTTTTATGGTTTTTTAATTGAGGAATCAAAATTAAAAAATAGTTTACAGGAAAATCTTAATAAGTTTTATCCAAAGAATTCTGCTAATAATTCATATAAAGTTGAGTTAAATATGGATTTTCAAAAAGATGGACTTTTAGAAATTCAAGTTCAAGCAAATGCTGTCTATAAAATATATAAAAATGAAAACCTTATTAAAACCA
The nucleotide sequence above comes from Arcobacter lacus. Encoded proteins:
- a CDS encoding 7TM diverse intracellular signaling domain-containing protein, giving the protein MINSIYKIVLFIIFSSNIYANILNIDENTKNIDLLQYSEIYIDKTRSLTIEDIKSSNIKFEKNDKNILAYGYSPDLDVWIKITIKNNSNKPIFKIIEYNNPLTTNIDFFDSNKNIHLKDGFLIGNLDKSTINPIFKIELNPNEENIYFIKATSNITTLIVDLKLWDENVFYKKEIKHQLILSLFFGAMFILGIYNLFIYVFTKDKSYLYYVLYIFGLILHHLVYVGFAKLYIFNLETLKIIIELAALFVALPIYFLGFFTKSFLQTIKYPKLNKILNIFLIIIPLSIIFFLLTEEYDKYRTNLLMLFLIFLMIVTIYASLNKNRQAYFILFAWLVFLSSGLLMTLSSMGIYNTLPFPYLIEVSFVLEAVIFSIALANRITNLQKEKNEANQKLIVQQENETKRLSKEVDLRTKDLKVALGEKEVLLKELNHRVKNNMQTIVSLIRLQSDEIEDEKLKDILLTTQNRIAAMGHLHELLYNQENINFIDVYEYFETLVDEVKSSYDESINIHLDIKTKLKMEQAIYCGLMINELITNSFKYAFLNKKGNIYITLEKSNNILKLSVKDDGVGFDKDNTTFSLGLTLVNTLAINQLKGKMDIESENGTSITISWNENE
- a CDS encoding response regulator; protein product: MNKEKILIIEDDSIVALDIKRILNNLEYEVTNIVSNYEDAISSIKYEKPTLIFSDVNLGKDKKDGIDIINEIQKNSYIPVIFLTAYSDEETIKRAVKTNPLGYILKPFKKEDIKSTLLLALYKMKDEKFEKNISYVKLDEDYSYDLKNEILFFDLKPIKLSQKENQLLKILVESKGQFISFKEIESLLWQDFPINDSTLRTLIYRLRTKLSYKIIETIPSIGCKISKYTK